In the genome of Streptomyces pactum, one region contains:
- a CDS encoding SLATT domain-containing protein, translating into MSQPEMQPEGPPRQGLGGKRGDLLGRPFPLGDWGEPDARLAELHRWVEAGALRVADWYLADRGWKRCTAYVLRAGAGAGALTGAALPLLDLNGLLDGGAGWACLALLLAVACLAADRFFGLTSGWMRDVATAQAVHRRLEVFQFDWAAECVREVLGPTDGTAGEAAERRLTLLRRMTEDVSELVRHETAGWMVEFRSGAGPLYTQSLMAAWGSRPDAGIPAGRFPLPPVTRPNMPRQRPPEPPGW; encoded by the coding sequence GTGAGTCAGCCGGAGATGCAGCCCGAGGGACCGCCTCGGCAGGGACTCGGCGGGAAGCGGGGCGACCTGCTCGGCCGTCCGTTCCCGCTCGGCGACTGGGGCGAGCCGGACGCCCGGCTGGCGGAGCTCCACCGGTGGGTGGAGGCCGGGGCGCTGCGGGTGGCGGACTGGTACCTGGCGGACCGGGGGTGGAAGCGGTGCACCGCGTACGTGCTGCGCGCCGGCGCCGGGGCGGGGGCGCTGACCGGGGCCGCCCTGCCGCTGCTCGACCTCAACGGGCTGCTGGACGGCGGCGCCGGGTGGGCCTGTCTGGCCCTGCTGCTGGCGGTGGCCTGCCTCGCCGCCGACCGCTTCTTCGGCCTCACCTCCGGCTGGATGCGGGACGTGGCGACCGCGCAGGCCGTGCACCGGCGGCTGGAGGTGTTCCAGTTCGACTGGGCGGCGGAGTGCGTGCGGGAGGTGCTGGGGCCGACGGACGGCACCGCGGGAGAGGCCGCGGAGCGCCGGCTGACGCTGCTGCGGCGGATGACCGAGGACGTCTCGGAGCTGGTGCGGCACGAGACGGCCGGCTGGATGGTGGAGTTCCGGTCGGGCGCCGGCCCGCTGTACACCCAGTCGCTGATGGCGGCGTGGGGCTCCCGCCCCGACGCCGGGATTCCGGCGGGCCGCTTCCCGCTGCCGCCGGTCACCCGCCCGAACATGCCCCGGCAGCGTCCACCGGAACCGCCCGGCTGGTGA
- the purD gene encoding phosphoribosylamine--glycine ligase, which produces MKVLVIGGGAREHALCRSLSLDPDVTELHCAPGNAGIAEVARPHAVDVLDGAAVAALATDLAADLVVVGPEAPLVAGVADTLRDRGIPVFGPSAEAARLEGSKAFAKDVMAAAGVPTARSYVCTTAAEVDEALDAFGAPYVVKDDGLAAGKGVVVTADLAAARAHALACLFPGGEGGAATGRVVIEEYLDGPEVSLFAVTDGETVLPLQPAQDFKRAHDGDEGPNTGGMGAYSPLPWADPHLVDEVLRTVLQPTVDELRRRGTPFSGLLYAGLAITSRGVRVIEFNARFGDPETQVVLARLRTPLAGLLLDAATGNLGARPPLRWSDDAAVTVVIASHNYPGTPRTGDPIGGLDEVAGADAPTAYVLHAGTRRDPDSGQVVSAGGRVLSVTATGPDLATARERAYRAVDRISLPGSHHRTDIAAKAATA; this is translated from the coding sequence GTGAAGGTCCTCGTCATCGGCGGCGGCGCCCGCGAACACGCCCTGTGCCGCTCCCTCTCCCTCGACCCCGACGTCACCGAGCTGCACTGCGCCCCCGGCAACGCCGGCATCGCGGAGGTGGCGCGCCCGCACGCGGTGGACGTCCTCGACGGCGCCGCGGTCGCCGCCCTCGCCACCGACCTCGCGGCCGACCTGGTGGTGGTCGGTCCGGAGGCCCCGCTGGTGGCCGGGGTCGCCGACACCCTGCGCGACCGCGGCATCCCGGTCTTCGGCCCGTCCGCCGAGGCCGCCCGGCTGGAGGGCTCAAAGGCGTTCGCCAAGGACGTCATGGCCGCCGCCGGGGTGCCCACCGCCCGCTCCTACGTCTGCACCACGGCCGCGGAGGTCGACGAGGCCCTGGACGCCTTCGGCGCGCCGTACGTGGTCAAGGACGACGGGCTGGCGGCCGGCAAGGGCGTCGTGGTCACCGCCGACCTGGCGGCCGCCCGCGCCCACGCACTGGCCTGCCTGTTCCCGGGCGGGGAGGGCGGCGCCGCGACGGGCCGGGTGGTGATCGAGGAGTACCTGGACGGCCCGGAGGTGTCGCTGTTCGCCGTCACCGACGGTGAGACGGTGCTGCCGCTCCAGCCCGCGCAGGACTTCAAGCGCGCCCACGACGGCGACGAGGGCCCGAACACCGGCGGCATGGGCGCGTACTCCCCGCTGCCGTGGGCCGACCCGCACCTCGTCGACGAGGTGCTGCGGACCGTCCTGCAGCCCACCGTGGACGAGCTGCGCCGCCGCGGCACGCCGTTCTCCGGTCTGCTGTACGCGGGCCTGGCGATCACCTCGCGCGGGGTGCGGGTGATCGAGTTCAACGCCCGCTTCGGCGACCCGGAGACCCAGGTGGTGCTGGCCCGGCTGCGCACCCCGCTGGCCGGCCTGCTGCTCGACGCCGCCACCGGCAACCTCGGCGCCCGGCCGCCGCTGCGCTGGAGCGACGACGCCGCGGTGACCGTCGTCATCGCCTCCCACAACTACCCGGGCACCCCGCGCACCGGTGACCCGATCGGCGGGCTGGACGAGGTGGCCGGGGCCGACGCCCCGACCGCGTACGTGCTGCACGCCGGCACCCGGCGCGACCCGGACAGCGGCCAGGTGGTCAGCGCCGGCGGCCGGGTGCTCTCGGTCACCGCCACCGGACCGGACCTGGCCACCGCCCGGGAGCGTGCGTACCGCGCGGTGGACCGGATCAGCCTGCCCGGCTCCCACCACCGCACCGACATCGCCGCCAAGGCCGCCACGGCCTGA
- a CDS encoding TetR/AcrR family transcriptional regulator, with the protein MFAMAETAKRGRPRSFDRDAALTAATRLFWERGYEGVSIGELTEAMGIRSGSLYAAFGDKKSLFKEVVDAYGRSPVGGFAGAALREEPTAYGAFARILREAAVIYPDPAHPAGCLAISAATNVTPQDAEVRAFLRDLRNRNVDGFEARLREAQRAGELPASASPRALADYFATVLQGFSQRAQDGATAAQLTAAAEVALAAWPTVTR; encoded by the coding sequence ATGTTTGCCATGGCTGAGACAGCGAAGCGCGGCCGCCCGCGCAGCTTCGACCGCGATGCGGCGCTCACCGCGGCCACGCGCCTGTTCTGGGAGCGGGGTTACGAAGGCGTTTCCATCGGCGAGCTGACCGAGGCGATGGGGATCCGCTCAGGAAGCCTGTACGCGGCCTTCGGGGACAAGAAGTCCCTGTTCAAGGAAGTCGTCGACGCCTACGGCCGGTCACCCGTCGGCGGTTTCGCCGGCGCGGCGCTCCGCGAGGAGCCCACCGCGTACGGGGCGTTCGCGCGCATCCTCCGCGAAGCCGCGGTCATCTATCCGGACCCCGCGCATCCGGCCGGCTGCCTGGCCATCAGCGCGGCGACCAACGTCACTCCGCAGGACGCGGAGGTACGCGCGTTCCTCCGCGATCTGCGCAACAGGAACGTGGACGGGTTCGAGGCCCGGCTGCGGGAGGCGCAACGGGCCGGTGAGCTGCCCGCCTCGGCCAGCCCCCGGGCCCTGGCCGACTACTTCGCCACCGTCCTCCAGGGATTCTCACAACGGGCCCAGGACGGCGCCACCGCCGCCCAGCTGACCGCGGCGGCCGAGGTGGCGCTGGCCGCCTGGCCGACCGTGACCCGCTGA
- a CDS encoding SDR family oxidoreductase, which yields MGMQRLAGKIALVTGGSRGIGRAIAERLAEDGAVVALTYARDEAAAHDTVERIGKDGGRAFALHAPLGHRGDAAALWSAFDSGIRRHAPEPVVDIIVNNAGIGRSADLASLTEDGFDEVFAVNVRAPFFIVREGLGRLRDGGRIINISSGAAHLAMPEAIAYGATKSALDNFTRNLAKELGARGITANSVAPGIIDTDVNAGWLRGNPEAEAHAASLAALGRVGRPDDVADVVAFLASDDARWVTGKVIDATGGSGL from the coding sequence ATGGGTATGCAGCGGCTTGCGGGGAAGATCGCGCTCGTCACCGGGGGCAGCAGGGGCATCGGCCGGGCCATCGCGGAGCGCCTCGCCGAGGACGGCGCTGTGGTCGCCCTGACCTACGCCCGTGACGAGGCCGCGGCCCACGACACCGTGGAGCGGATCGGGAAGGACGGCGGCCGGGCCTTCGCCCTCCACGCGCCGCTGGGTCACCGCGGCGACGCCGCCGCCCTGTGGTCGGCCTTCGACTCCGGGATTCGCCGCCACGCACCCGAGCCGGTCGTCGACATCATCGTCAACAACGCCGGCATAGGGCGCAGTGCGGACCTGGCCTCACTGACCGAGGACGGTTTCGACGAGGTCTTCGCGGTGAACGTGCGCGCGCCGTTCTTCATCGTGCGGGAGGGACTGGGGCGGCTGCGCGACGGCGGCCGGATCATCAACATCTCCAGCGGCGCGGCCCACCTCGCCATGCCGGAGGCCATCGCCTACGGCGCCACCAAGAGTGCCCTGGACAACTTCACCCGCAACCTCGCCAAGGAGCTGGGCGCGCGGGGCATCACCGCGAACTCGGTCGCGCCCGGGATCATCGACACCGACGTCAACGCGGGGTGGCTGCGGGGCAACCCGGAAGCCGAGGCCCACGCGGCCTCACTGGCCGCGCTCGGCCGCGTCGGCCGGCCCGACGACGTGGCCGACGTCGTGGCCTTCCTGGCCTCGGACGACGCGCGCTGGGTCACCGGCAAGGTGATCGACGCGACCGGCGGCTCCGGCCTCTGA